In one window of Microscilla marina ATCC 23134 DNA:
- a CDS encoding DUF5686 family protein translates to MLRVIVSLKAFFTTILIVLFATLSGIGQSLIITGKVINAQDNAPLSFVNVLINNNAKGTTTNIDGFFSITIQESALKKMSFNYAGFAPFVYHVKTKADLKPLRRQLIIKLYQSTNQPLQSTVANNNSPASAIIKRVYQNRKRNNPQNLKSYRYNAYHKFYINLKNKIPAQTAAEVDSSNTLDSTEKRLAHYLRKHHLFLSEAVTQHQYIFPNYYKKTLQGNRISGVQNPVFLSIDQRLQPFSFYKTHINVFGKKYLNPISHNSDRKYSFEVSDTLFIGENSIYVIHFYPLPDKNFEALKGVLYINTKYYAIQNVVFEPVDQYQSTSFRIQQEYHLLKDKYWFPVQLSANIIFHKKKLGERPMVGTLRTFLKDIELYPPLRPRDFSKITYEVAAKANNQTPDFWKNQHQAHPLNPKDTLTYTYIDSVSNHRLFNGLATTLELATYDKLSYRSLDFKVSEMIQYNGYEGIRLGAHFSTNEKISEIFKGTGYIAYGTKDGAFKYGASMSIQNIFKRFDPQLGIYFSQDVTEPAGLNLLAPERWSLNGVLRQALITRMDKVKTLGAYIKVRPFRNLQLLAGFKNQQIEPTYHYEYLSNTINSPDNTPTALNEFNISEITLGLRYAYRESFMKKDHHEVYLGSQYPVVQFNYKRGLPNVLNSEFDYYKIEGQAAYSFCLPTTGTTSIRLQAGMIQGEAPYPLLYNGRGGLTQLPLRVDHSFQVMGLYEFVSDRFFNAFISQNLGRLLYRSNTTWFQPELILIQNIGFGTLTNADRHQMLDFKTMEQGYFESGVLLDKLLRINYYQVANLNIGTGVFYRYGAYTKKGLENFALKVTLGLSF, encoded by the coding sequence TTACGAGTAATTGTGTCTTTGAAGGCATTTTTCACCACTATTCTCATAGTGCTGTTTGCAACTTTATCAGGCATTGGTCAATCTCTTATCATTACAGGTAAGGTAATCAATGCACAAGATAATGCTCCTTTGTCTTTTGTCAATGTACTGATAAACAATAACGCCAAAGGAACTACTACCAACATTGATGGCTTCTTTTCTATTACTATACAGGAGTCTGCCCTCAAAAAAATGAGTTTTAATTATGCAGGCTTTGCCCCTTTTGTATACCATGTCAAAACCAAGGCTGACCTAAAGCCTCTTCGCCGACAACTCATCATCAAGCTCTACCAGAGTACCAACCAACCTTTGCAAAGCACCGTTGCCAATAACAACAGCCCAGCAAGTGCCATTATCAAACGAGTATACCAAAACCGTAAACGAAATAACCCCCAAAACCTCAAGTCTTACAGGTATAATGCATACCACAAATTTTATATCAATCTCAAAAATAAGATTCCAGCACAAACAGCCGCCGAGGTAGACTCATCGAATACACTGGACAGTACCGAAAAACGGTTGGCACACTACCTTAGAAAACACCACTTGTTTTTGAGCGAAGCGGTTACCCAACACCAATATATTTTTCCTAATTACTACAAAAAAACCCTTCAGGGAAACCGTATTTCTGGCGTACAAAACCCTGTATTCTTAAGCATTGATCAACGTTTACAACCTTTTTCATTTTATAAAACACATATCAATGTATTTGGAAAAAAATACCTCAACCCTATTAGTCACAATAGTGATAGAAAATACAGTTTTGAAGTTAGTGATACTTTGTTTATAGGTGAAAACAGCATTTATGTCATTCATTTCTACCCTTTGCCTGACAAAAACTTTGAAGCACTCAAAGGTGTACTTTATATCAACACTAAGTACTATGCCATTCAAAATGTGGTATTTGAACCCGTAGACCAATACCAAAGCACAAGTTTCCGTATTCAGCAAGAGTACCACCTGTTAAAGGATAAATACTGGTTTCCGGTACAGTTAAGTGCTAACATCATTTTTCATAAGAAAAAACTGGGTGAACGCCCTATGGTAGGCACCCTGCGTACTTTTCTGAAAGACATCGAGCTTTATCCACCTCTGAGACCCAGAGATTTTTCAAAAATAACTTATGAAGTAGCAGCAAAAGCGAATAATCAAACACCAGACTTTTGGAAAAATCAACATCAGGCTCACCCTTTGAACCCTAAAGATACCCTTACCTACACCTATATAGACAGTGTAAGTAACCATCGCCTCTTCAATGGTTTGGCAACCACCTTGGAGCTGGCTACTTATGACAAACTTAGCTATAGATCACTCGATTTTAAGGTCAGTGAAATGATTCAATACAATGGTTATGAAGGCATTCGTTTAGGTGCTCATTTTAGTACTAATGAAAAAATCTCTGAAATTTTTAAAGGGACAGGGTATATTGCTTATGGTACCAAAGATGGGGCTTTTAAATACGGGGCTTCAATGAGCATTCAAAATATTTTCAAACGTTTTGATCCACAACTAGGCATTTACTTTAGCCAAGATGTAACAGAACCCGCTGGCTTAAACCTGCTGGCTCCTGAACGTTGGTCGCTAAACGGGGTGTTGCGCCAGGCATTAATTACAAGAATGGATAAAGTGAAAACCTTAGGAGCATACATCAAAGTTCGTCCTTTCAGGAATTTACAGTTATTGGCAGGCTTCAAAAATCAACAGATTGAACCTACTTATCACTATGAATACCTAAGTAACACCATAAATTCTCCTGACAATACCCCTACTGCTCTCAATGAGTTTAACATAAGCGAAATAACGCTTGGTTTGCGCTATGCCTATCGTGAGTCTTTTATGAAAAAAGATCATCATGAAGTATACCTAGGTAGTCAATATCCGGTAGTTCAGTTTAACTACAAACGAGGGTTACCCAATGTATTAAACAGTGAATTTGACTACTATAAAATAGAAGGACAAGCAGCCTACAGTTTTTGCTTGCCAACCACCGGAACCACTAGCATTCGCCTACAGGCAGGAATGATACAAGGGGAAGCTCCTTATCCTTTACTTTACAACGGACGTGGAGGTCTTACCCAATTACCTCTCAGGGTAGATCATAGTTTCCAGGTAATGGGGTTGTATGAATTTGTCTCTGATCGTTTTTTTAACGCTTTTATTTCTCAAAACCTGGGGCGTTTGCTATATAGAAGCAATACTACTTGGTTTCAGCCAGAATTAATATTAATACAAAATATTGGTTTTGGAACGTTGACAAACGCAGATCGTCACCAAATGCTAGACTTTAAAACAATGGAACAAGGCTATTTTGAAAGTGGAGTATTGCTTGACAAACTCTTGCGTATCAACTATTATCAAGTAGCTAACTTAAATATAGGTACTGGAGTTTTTTATCGTTATGGTGCCTACACAAAAAAAGGTTTGGAAAACTTTGCCCTTAAAGTAACTTTAGGCTTATCATTTTAA